In the genome of Lathyrus oleraceus cultivar Zhongwan6 chromosome 4, CAAS_Psat_ZW6_1.0, whole genome shotgun sequence, the window ACCAGGATGctgatcaaattgtcgatcaacatcgacaagaagactTAGCAGTGGAAAATAGTTTGGcaactattgtcgaaaggattatggctagaaaTGGTATGGGTGCCACATTGCAAAGGCCATTGTACGCCTCCCCGTTAGCTGAGTTTATTCTCCAAGCCGAGGCGCCCAGAGGAATGAAAATGCCCAAGTACACTAAATTTGGGGGAGAATTTGGTGAATCGACAATAGAGCATGTCACCAAATATTTAACAGAGTCAGGGGATCTAGCTCATAACGAatgtttgagagtaaaaaacttTCCCTCCTCTCTGACTAAGGTTGCCTTCACATGGTTTACTTCTTTGGCCCCAAGTTCAATCAATTCGTGGGCcaaattagaaaagaagttccatgaacagttttaaGAAGGACATTCCAAAATTAGTTTGACAGAATTGTCTAGTATcaagagaaggtttgctgagagcATCGACGATTATCTGAATCGATTTAGATCATTAAAGGCTAGATGTTTTACGCAAGTGCCAGAACATGAACTTGTTCAGATGGCTGCAGGGggtttagattattccattaggaagaaaatagacccaACTTTTGTAAAAAGTATGTCACAATTGGCCGATAGAGTTCGACACCTCGAACGGTTAAGGTTAGAAAAAGTTAGACACAATAAGTCTAAGAAAGAAAAAGTAGCGTTTGTCAACTACGACGCAACAAACCCAATATATGAGGCTGATTATGCttcatcgaccgaattagaaattGACGTGGCTGAATTAAAGCCAGGATCCGCCTACGAGTGTCGATCATTACTTCCTGCACAGGGAAAAAATCCTGTCGAACAcaacccaaaattcccttcgaaaacttatacttttgatgtgacaaaatgtgaggaaatttttgacttgttggtcaaagatggtcaaatggtggtaccacctggtactaaaataccaccgttagaacaaagacagaaaaaaggtttttgtaagtatcataactatcttggtcataatacctctaattgttaccttttcatggatttggttcagaaagcgattcaagaaggcaggctgaaattTGTTGGCCGTAAAATGAAGATCGACGTTGATCCTCTCCACCAGAAGGAAGCCCTATTCGTGGAGCCAatcgagatcaacatggtcgagatcactGAATACGACGAGGCCGGCATGCTGGAGCAAACTGGGGAAAGCCCAGATGTCGATATAGCTAAAGTTTACCCAAGGGTTGACGAAGACCTGGTAGACTTCCCGTATCGTTGCAAGAACAAAGGTTCACAAGTCTGCCTATGCCCTAGATGTGGTGCTGTCACCAACAAAATAGCCGCAGAACATTTCCAGAAGCTGCAGTTAGGAAAAAGCAAGAGAAACGGGCTGACCAGAGAGTACCAGAATGAAAGAGGCTAAAAAAAGGCTGTGGAAAATACCCAAGCAAGGCCAAAGAGCTTTGTACCGTCAGCAAGTGTCCCTAGAGGCACTTGGATCAAGCCTCAGGAAAAACAAGACACCCCACAAGGGGTTGCTGCTGCTGCTAGAGGAGGTCTAGCAATTAATTACAGGCGTGAGTTCAAGTCTGAAAAAAGGACTCATGTCTCTAaaaattatttggggaagaaccccatgtcAAGGACTCAATGGAGACGCTTTCAGAGGCGTAAACAGGCCGAAAGAGAGGCTGCAGGAGGCATGGCCAGTGGGGCGAATGCTGGAAAGAAGGTTGTTGTGAAGGTCGACACAGCAGCGAAAGAACGGATCAGAGAGTATGTCCTTCGACCAACTGagaaatgttctgatgaagttactgatgacttcaattcagagTCCGAAGCGAGTCTGGATATCTTGGTCAACGTGGTGTCAATCCTACCATAAGAATATAATTGTGTGACTGAAGTGGAGGAGCCGGTAGATGATGCTgacgctgaagaaatggctttGCACTAGCCAATATGCTATTTTGTGCTAAACGATGGCTCTGCTGAAAGCCAAGAAGAAGTTTTCAAAAGACCCACAATGACcatgaaaaatcatttgaaaccATTGTTGATAAGGGCCAAAGTGGAAAGCGTAACGATCAACAAAGTCTTGGTCGATTGTGGCGCCACTGTCAACATCATGCTGcaccatattctgaggaagattggcaaGTATGACACCGACATCATATCCAACAACGTGGTTTTGTCTGACTACGGAGGAAAAACGAAAAGCACCATGGGAGTGATTATGGTGAACATCGCGGTGGGTTCAATAACTAGACCGACACTGTTCATGGTGATAgtgtaggagaattgccatccaaggcgcagcggaatttaaaattttctccatttagtgatccttacgaatgggcatgatcagtgatagaatcgttacctcttgtggcgattcaaacctttggtgcaaatctctgataatgatcaaaacctttgatacagatccacggggcgatcacgaacgttgaacgatgacaacgtctctactcagtccacacgaacggattccttcaatcgcagtgctagctgttatgaatgaaggctttgagtgagagaaagagggaaacaaaattccaagtctctacttgaatttctgtctgagtggattggagtgacaatgcttctacccaaggggttctatttatagaaccacttgtgtgggcttcaagctaaaaagcccacttaagtgtattttggcccatatcttataatatgcccaaaatcacttaagtatttggtaccttaccatatttcgtctcccacttaagtgtaccgtaccttacggtgttccttagttattctatctctcatcaatccgtcctttgtgtgtgaccttataggttttcgcggcgttggcaattatattaaatcatgtatttaacataataaacagtgagcggtatctagcaacacatcaatgctacccaagtcacgaaaatgtcatgtgatctgacaaaacctcttgtgataataattatgtgtataattacccctttgcccttatgtctatattgaacacaaggtatagaccgtgtcacccttgtccagttcaatattgggcccatagacatttatcctgttacgcaggatgggcaaattccatctaggacactcatgtccctcagcatgctttgtggagtacccatcaactgtctttatggttatccagttacggacaatgttggattagcaacaaagcactcgactctacatctaggatccatagtggtttcaggtcgaagagtggtatacactattatcaccatgagaataacttatgacactttgcataactttctatatagtattctcatagcgggtcaatccggtataaatattactcctaatattcatacctatgtttaagacttgataactctttatccatgatccatgagatgtgatcatcagtctacaaacataatagtcttaatgctttaatgttatcccacttcacattaaagctcgactacgaatactttaagaatagtgcccttatgtttaatgtgttctcatgattaagtcacacttaatacattaaacggactatctattctagggactttattaatcaaccataataaagaaaatgccttttattattcgatacaagtaccaaaagtattggcctctagggcttaaACCAACAGATAGATGCTAAACCAAGTTACAACTTGTTATTTGGAAGAGAATGGCTCCATGGTGCCGGAGCCGTACCATCTTCAACGCACCAAAGGttggtgatttggagagaagatggagTGGTCGAAAATATCGAAGCCGACTAAGGGTACTTCGTGGCTGACGTAAATAATGTCGGCAAGAAGGAATTCGAGAGAAAGTTGGCCAACATTTCTCCTTGTTTTCCAGCTGAGGATGTATATGCTAATCTGAGTGAGGCTTTCGTTTCTCTAACTCTGCACGAGactcatggcttcatttgggatgtggaacgtCTGGATGGTCCACCCTATACAGGTATACGGCCGACAGGCTGGGGAGATGTCATTGATGATGACTGAGCTAGAAGCTCTAAGAAAGATTTCGGCATACGTTGCCGAGAATAAAATAAAGTCGGctctagaggctgaagaaaacatggaTGTCGAAGCCTATACGTTAAATAAGGAGGGATGTATAGCTATTGGGCCAGAGCCCACAGATAAGCCGGTTTTGGCTAAAGGAAACATTAACATGCAGCGTTTGGACATCATTTATGACaatgaacctttagggtttgaaaaagacccaaaggcaccagagagaatccgaccaaaagaccccttggaagaagtcgaccttggcgaaaATGGCGAAAAAAGGCCAACATACATCAGCGCCAACATCGACGAGGAACTTAAGTCTGAGGTAATATCCATACTTAAAGAATTTAGGGACTattttgcttgggattataacgaaatgcctggtttaagtagggatttggtcgagctaaagctgccaataaaaactggaagaaagccagtaaagcagacgcccaggcgtttcgccccagagatcatggcaaagataaaagcagaagtagaaagactcctgaaaagTAAGTTTATACAAACggcaaggtatgtcgaatggttggccaatattgtgccagttatcaagaaaaatgggtctttaagggtatgtattgattttagagatctaaataTTGTCACCCTCAAAGATGAGTATGCCATGCCCGTGGCGGAAATGCTGGTCGATTCGGCCACTGGTTTCGaatatttaagtatgttagatggttatgctggatataaccaaatttttattgcagaaggAGACGTGTCGAAGACAGCGTTTCGATGCCAGGAGCCTTGgggacatatgagtgggttgtcatgccattcggcttgaaaaatgtcggagcaacatatcagagggtaatgaactcaatgttccatgattttattgaagatttcatgcaagtatacattgatcatattgtgataaaatcaaatggtcgaCATACTCACGTCGAACATCTTAGAAAGGCCTTTCTAaggatgaggaaatatggattaaagatgaatccattaaagtgtgctttttgtgtATAGGCAGGCGACTTTCTtggctttgtggtgcataaaaagggtattgaaactaaccaaagcaaaacaaaagccattatggacgtcaagcctccgccgaccaaaaaggaactacaatctttgttgggcaaaataatttttcttagaagatttatatcaaattTAAGTGGCAAAACAAAAGCTTTCTCCCCACTACTTCGACTGAAGAACGAGGATTTCAAGTGGCAGGATGAGCACCAAgaggcttttgacaaaatcaaagagtatttgactaGGCCTCCAGTACTGGCCCCTCATGTTAGGAATATGCCAATGAGAATGTATATTGCAGCCtcagaatcgactataggaagcatgttagtccaagaggatgaaaaatgtgtcgaaagacctgtgtattaccttagtcgaagGCTTAATGAccctgaaactaggtatagcgatatagaaaaactatgtctatgcctgtatttctcttgtatgaaactaaagcaatatATTAAGCCTGTTGATTTGTACGTGTCTTcccactttgatattattaaacacatgttgtctaaaccaattttgcatagtcgaattgggaaatgggcttTGGCGTTAACGGAATACTCTTTGACATACGTACCCTTGAAAGCAATGAAAGGGCAAGTAGTAGCGGATTTccttgtcgaccattcaatggtcgaaatgaGGCAAAATTACGTAGACTTAGCGCCATGGAGGTTGTACTTCGACGGTTCAAGACATAAGCATGGATCTGGGATAAGAGGAGTCATAAATTCTCCAGCCggaattccagcagagttcaaatacagaattgaaggggtatgcacaaataatgaagcagaatatgagtCACTGATCACAGGACTTGAACTACTGCTAGAATTAggggcaaggaatgtcgaaattatgggagactcgGAGTTAGTGATTAAGCAAGCATCAAAAGAATAcaggtgtgttaaagaaaatttaatcatgtattttaTGGTTACCATCAGATTACTCAAGAAGTTTGAGCAAGTCAACCTCCAGCACATACCACGAAAAGAGAACCAAAGAGCAAATGATTTGGCGCAGGAGGCTTCAGGGTACAAAGCGGCTAAACACCAGGATGAAGAGGTCCAAGCAAGAGAGAAAGTACGAGCGACATTGTTACCACCATCAGATTTGTCGATTATAAAGTTGGGAGCCGTAGAAAAAtatcattttgaaattttgacCGTCGACAACGAGGGGGAAAGTGATTAGCATAAACCGTTAGTCGATTATCTACGTAACCCTGTAGGGTCGACAGATCGAAAGATAAAATATAGGGCCCTTAGCTACGTCTTGGTGAATGATGAACTATTCAAAAAGACAATTGAAGGAGTGATACTAAAATGCCTGGGAGAAAGCGAGGCATATGTGGTTGTGTCTAGCgtacacagtggagcgtgtggggcgcatcaagcagggttgaaaatgaaatggctattgatgcgctcaggagtttattggccttcaatgttgaaagattgcattgaatttgctaaaagcTGTCAAGAATGCCAATTACATGAGGGCATACATcatgtgcctgcaagcgagttgcatacaattgtgaagccCTGGCCTTTTCGAGGATGGGCACTGGATGTTATAGGAGAAATAAAACCagcctcgtcgaaacaacaaaggtatgttCTAGTtggtatcgactatttcacaaaatgggtcgaagccgtGGAATTAACAAATATAGACCAAGAGGCTGTGATAGACTTTGTCCAAAGTTATATCATCTGCAGATTTGGCATCCCAGAAACAATCACAACCGACCAGGGGTCAGTTTTCACTGGTCGAAAAGTGCAAGATTTTGcaaaagaaatgggaatcaaATTACTGACTTCTACCCCCTACTACGCACAGGcgaatggccaagtcgaagctgctaataaggtgatcatcagcctaataaagaaacacataggcaagaagccaagaaattggcataagacgttagaccaagctttgtgggcatgtcgaacgtcaCCAAAAGAAGCAACTGGAACAACTCCATTTCGACTGGTATATGGGCATGATGTAGTGTTGCCAGTAGAGATTCAGGTCTAGGCGGTCAGAACCCAAAGGCAatatgaaataccttctgaagattattGGAGCATGATGACAGACGAACTGGTCGACGTAGACGAAGAGAGAATGTTAGCCTTGGATTTCCTACAAAGGCAGAAAGAAAGAGCCGTCAGAGCCTACAATAAAAAGGTGAAAGGTAAAGTGTTTGTTGTCGACGATCTGGTTTGGAGAGTGATCTTGCCTATGGAcagaaatgatagagttttgggtAAATGATCCCCTAATTGGGAAGAACCGTTTAAGGTTTTGCATGCCTTTTCTAATAACGCCTACGAGGTCGAGGAGTTAGCACCAGATAGGCGAATCCTAAGGATGAATGGAAAGTACTTGAAAAaatataggcctctccttcaagaggtcaaaattttGAGAGACTAAATAACTGTCGAAAAGAACTATGTTGGAGAAAACTATGTTGGAAACCAGCTATAGAAGGCACAAAAAATAAATACACAGTGCTAAAAGTAAGAAAGATAACATTAAATTGGCAAGAAGCCATTGTTTATATATTACacaaaaataacacaaacaataGAAGAGGTCAGACTTGGATTGAAAATATTTAAGCTCAAAATTATAATGTAAAGACGTAGGCTCCAAGGTGTCGGCATGGGCTTTAAGCTGCTCAAGCTTCTCCTCAACAATCGAAAGCTCTTCAGCGACCGCTAAGGCATCACTGGTGGTTTGCTCCACAGTGGCCTGGGCAGGTTTTAGAACTTCGTCGATAAAGCACAACTCCTCCTTGATAATTGACTCCAACTCAGTGTCCAGAGTGGCAATTTGACGCCGAAGGGCATCAATTTGTTGGCATATCTCAGTGGACCTTGTTTGTTTGGAGATCAACTCTTTCTTTTGCTCCTCCATAGCCCCCAACATTTTGGTGACCTCCGCGTCGGCGTGCATCACCAACTCCCACTTTTCCTTCATAGAGGCCTCAGTAGCAGCAATCTGGCGTTCAATTTCCCTAACGCTATCGATATGGTGCAACATGGGAACCAAAAGTTGTTCTAAAGCGGCTGTTGCACGCTTGGCATATTTTGAGAGTCGAAGATCTTTAAGTTGGACAAGCGCGCGCAAGATCTCTGGACCGACAATGGGTTCATGCATGAGCACAAAAGGGAGGTCAGGATTCAAGGCGTGAACGCGGACTTTATCCATTAAAGCTTTGGTCTTCGTCGCCTCAGAGCCCATTTTGCCAGAGTGAAGCTGCTCAGAGTCGGATGACGCATTACGCGATTTCACCGGATTATGGAGTCTACCAATCGCTTCTAAAGTAGAGGGTTTTATCGCCAGCCCCGGAAAAGACAAAGGAGAAGCGGCCGACAGAGGAGTAGTCTGAGAAGAAGGAAAGGCAGTTGACAGAGGAGTAGTCTGAGAAGATGGTTGCTTGTTGGTGACGACACCCACTGGTCCCCTTGGATCCTGCAAAGGCAAGGAAGCAGAAGAAAGACTGgagtcagaactagtcgaactggagTCCGTATGCATTGCAGGACTAGTGACTGAGTCAGAGTCACTATTACTAATCTGGATAGGGAAGTCAATGAACTCACCAGCGGTGTCGATAGACTGTAGTGGGTGAGCTGGAGAAGAAACCGGCGACGAAGGAGTGTAGTCGGCGACGGGTTAAGTCGGCTCAGCAGAAGCATCAGCCTGATGTAAGAAAAAGATGTGTGTAAGAGAAGTACAATAATCCAAGGGAGTAGACAGGAAAACAAGTAATTACCTGTGTCGTCGCAGGGGAGACGGCATCCTGATTTTCTTTCCCCAAGGCAGCAGCAGGGGAGGTGCCAGTCGACTGTGAAACCCCCACAGCCGGATCAGGGACCTTGTCGAGAATGGAAGTGTCGACCACAATGGTGTCGACATCTACAGCAGGAGCCTCTGGAGTGAGCGCTTTATGGTGCTTCTTTTTCTTGGCTTCGCCACTCCTAGAGGGGGAGTCATGTTTCTTCCTTTTGTGGCCATGGTGGCTTTTTGATTTGTGCAGAGAAGATGGCTAGGAAGTTGGCTGAAGATacgaagagaggttataagcagatATTTTAGCCAGAAGATCAGACAAGCCGACAAGAAAAACCTCAGAGCCTGTGCCAGTAGAGCGtttgtgttttttggattttttggagtGAGAGGAGACAGTGGGGTCTGTCGAACGTGGTTGACCCTACACATAAGTGAGAAATTAGAAACCACGTAGTGTTTCCCTTAAAAATCACAAGAGTAAATGAGACTGTTTCATATAGGTGCATACCGAAGAACTGGGTTTTTTCAAGACTTGAGCAATAGGGCGCTCATCATCGTCCGAGGATTTCTCAGAAGCAGCCTGCAGAAAGGGAGATGACGACTAAGAATAAAAAAACAAAAAGCTAAAAGAAACGGTAACTCAGCCAGAGTCGTACCTGAGCCTCTTGTGTCGAAGGAGTAGGTTCTCTAGCAGGAGTAGGACCCACAGGGTCTAAAGGGATCGCTGCAAATAAATAGAAGAAACACAAGTGAGCAACGAAATCCAACTAAGAGGAAGTTTAACTTTCCAGAAAAGTGTTACCAAGTTGTGTGGATTCGAACACGCTAACATATCgaggatcaatatgaagtggcCCTGAGTAATCAGGCAGATAATGCTTCGTCGGGACCACTCTGTTGGCCTTCTTCTTATAGGCATTTTGTACATGCAAAATAGAACAATAAAACCACTCCGGGACCAAATGGCCAAAGGCCAGAGCCAAGGGGCTAGATAGCAAAGGAAAGGACTTGAGGTTTCTAAAATGAAGGGcgtaaagatacttgtctttTGCGTAACTAGGGACCTTAAGTTTTGGGAGCCTGTCGGTTACTTTCTCCTTTAGTTCGACCGCAGCCTCCCAGATGGTCCGACGAAGATTATctggtcgatacacaacttggaaataatTCTGGAAAGCGCGAATCTGTTTGACATgaagagccttacacttggtcgaCTTCGCCTGCAAGTAAACAAAAGCTTGAGTTAGTTTAGATAGTTTGGCCTCAGGAGCGCCAACATAAATAGCAAAATACAACCGCCACCAATCATGGAATTCTTTGGTGCAGAAGTAGGCTGGTCGAAAGGGAATGGAGGGGAGTTGTGGTCGGTTTTCCCAGATGGTTTCAAGATCCTCCTGGATCTCACTACAAGGTTGACCACAGAGGATATTGGTGAGTAGTTCTTGAGAAGAGAACAGGGACTTGGGAATGAATTGGCAAAGGCCAAATTGCCTGGCCACCAAGTTAGGCTGATAAGCCACTAAGCCAGGATTGCTACTAGAGGTTTCAGCCGACAGGAATCTAGGGACCAGAAGACGCCTCCAAATAAGGAAGGTTTCATCTCTATGCTCATCTTCATTCGGAGGAAAAGGCTTGGTGAGCCATGTAGGACCCTCAGTTCGACGGCTGAAAGGGGCCATAGAACGTAGAAAATCGGCACGGGTCAGCATGATGTTGAACAAAAGACGAAACACTTGGAGGTCGGGGAAGTTTTTGTCGAT includes:
- the LOC127137823 gene encoding uncharacterized protein LOC127137823 produces the protein MAQVVRQTVPVQMEIGAAEDETVHEGQIIRPLQNQGVESGVAGRNQMVLVNRHQDADQIVDQHRQEDLAVENSLATIVERIMARNGMGATLQRPLYASPLAEFILQAEAPRGMKMPKYTKFGGEFGESTIEHVTKYLTESGDLAHNECLRVKNFPSSLTKVAFTWFTSLAPSSINSWAKLEKKFHEQF